CAGAGCTTTCATCGTCAGAATCATGTCTTCTGCTTCTCTGacttttcctcaatgtttcactACCATGTTTCCGTCCCTTATCAGAATCACATTCATCCTCTGAGTCATGTCTCCTGCTGTGCTTTGCAACTTGATTTTTGTGTCTCTTTGCATCCTCATTCAAATCACGACTTTGATGAGTTTTAGcaaatttcttctcttctgttTTCGTTTTGCTAGTTCTTTCGCCAACATCATCGCTTTCAGAACTAGAATCATCACTATCATGCCGGGAACTTTTCTTAACgtttgacatcttttctttgcgcTTATCATAAACAGTCTCAGAATCACTGTCCTGCCTACTTTCTTGATGTTTCTTCCTCAGACCTTTTCCATGCTTTGAGTTATCATCAGTATCAGAAGAACCATCCGTATACCCTCTCTTTCGATTATCTTCCTTTCCACGGTGTCTTGACTTCTCATTATCATACCTTCTGCTACTGGTATCTTTTCCCAGCTTTTTATCAGCTTTCTTAGGAACATCTTTCTCATGTTTGCTAGGTTCATGTTTCTCTATCAAGTCTTCTTTTGGTATCTCCCCTTCACTTAGTGCAGCATCAGATTCCAACGAAGTGACCAGTTTCCTTTCTTCCTGGAGTAAAGAAGTTTGATCAACTTTTACAATCCCAAGAGCAGCCCTTAACGTCTC
This window of the Papaver somniferum cultivar HN1 unplaced genomic scaffold, ASM357369v1 unplaced-scaffold_6208, whole genome shotgun sequence genome carries:
- the LOC113343590 gene encoding suppressor protein SRP40-like — encoded protein: METLRAALGIVKVDQTSLLQEERKLVTSLESDAALSEGEIPKEDLIEKHEPSKHEKDVPKKADKKLGKDTSSRRYDNEKSRHRGKEDNRKRGYTDGSSDTDDNSKHGKGLRKKHQESRQDSDSETVYDKRKEKMSNVKKSSRHDSDDSSSESDDVGERTSKTKTEEKKFAKTHQSRDLNEDAKRHKNQVAKHSRRHDSEDECDSDKGRKHGSETLRKSQRSRRHDSDDESSDSDRGRKNAKDQVKKHKTTKREDTPTDISESSDSGSRSTDASSRRNSDSDSGSSSDDDRAGKSG